DNA from Mustela nigripes isolate SB6536 chromosome 14, MUSNIG.SB6536, whole genome shotgun sequence:
TGTCTATTAATATGGACCGTAttaatcaaaatggaaaaatgttaagaACGTGTTTATTGATGCCATTACATACACGGTACCCAACCTATCACCCATGAAATATAAATGCCACATTTTTATCGAAAGCAGTCATGTCttccaaaactcagaaaaaaaaatttactgtgaagcatggcattttaaaaaaatggcagctGTATTGGGATATAATTTACACACcacacaattcacccatttaaaggaTAGAAGTCCATCGCTATGGTGTCCGCACGTGTCTACCTCTGAGTCTCTCTGCAGCGGCTTGATTGGTCTGTGCTCAGACCAGTGTGCTCCCCTACAGCTTTACTCTCCACACATCCTTCCTGGTGAGCTTGAAAGCATTAATCAGACCATGGAAACCTTTCCACGGAGCCTCTCTTTGTTCCCAGTCCCACGTGGTCTGCCGATGCCCCCGCCTGGACTCAGcgtctttgtttctcttttccagttGGCCACCACCTTGACAACATCTGCAGTCTGCCTAGTGACTCAGCATGATCCCTTCTACGGACAAACATTCTTTGCTTGACCAACACTTAGCCAGGCTCCAGAACCTTCTCCTTGGCTCATCTGTGCACTTCCTTGTAAAATTCAGTCTTAGCAAGACTCCTGCTACGTTGGTTCAGCAAGAATCCCCCACCCTACCTGATACCtgatcaccccccaccccggggctgcCTCCAGCAGGAATCCTGTTAGCTTGGTCCCCACGTCCCatgccctgcctcccccactccttgGCTGTTAATCTCCCTTTGTCCCTGTTGTATTAGGAGTAGAGTCCTGTTCGGTCTTACTGCAACAGTCCTGAATAAAATCTGCCTTCCCTCTAACCCTTGTCCGTCTCTGGTTTTCTTGGACACAATTCCCACAGCTCGTTctgtgagagaaagcacaggaaCAGAGCTTTCCCATAACCCAAGTGAGACACCGCCCCCTCCTTTGTAGTTTTCTATCTCAGCCTCTGTgttcttttcagagaaccagttACAACCTGCCAATTTACAACAGTGGTCTTGTGACAGCCTGTGAGCAGGACACTGTCCGTCTCACTGGGCACTGTGTCACCATGGGAGAAGTCACCCAGGGACAAGTGTTTGTTGAGTGATTCAAGGAGAATTAGAAAGAGAATTAGCCAGGAGGAGGTTGGGGTCTGCAGTCCCCAGGTGAGGAAGATGGAGGATACCAGTGACTCTCTGTGGGAAGCTGCGTCCATTGGAGGGGACCCTGTGTGGGTACATAGACCTGCCTAGAAGCAATCATGCCTCCAGGATGCAGTGGGTCCCAGGGCAGAGACAAGCAAAAAGTCCCCATCTTCCTGGACAGCCAGTGCCACTGAGGAATCCAACAGAAAGACCTCGGAGAATAGGAGACCAATGGGCAAAAGCCATCATTTGGAGATGATATCAAATGTTGAACTTGAGACCATGAGGGCTGGcactcctctccctcctcacagGACCTTGGCTGAGCCTGGCCTGACGCCTGGATGCAGGAATCCCAGGAGAGCAAGGGAGGCAGGAAACCTGcccaggggaaggaaaggagccaTAGGGACCTTTCTCCTTGCCAAGTGCCTTGGGCCTGGGTTTGGGGATATCATACCCTCTTGGGGTCTAGGGTGCCTTGAAGGCTACCACAGTGATCCTCCAGGTGCGTCCTCTGGGGAAGACAGACACAGGATGGGAGAGGACCCAGGGCCCGCCCCTGTACCCCCGAGTAGGTGGAGAGAAAGAGGTTTCCCACAGCTCAGATCCCCTGCGGTGGGTCCtggcctcaccccacccctctgGGATCCCCACAGAGCTCCCTTCCCGGCCCAAGAACAAACTCCTCTTGGACTGGTCCATCCCCAACTCATGATCCATGATCTGCGGGGTCCTGTGAGTTTCCACCCCAAAGGACACAGAAACCAGGTTTGGTCGGAGAAAGCACGCTAACACCGGTAGGAATGCTTCCCTCCTGCTCTTCTAAGGACTTGCTGATCTGCGACCTTTCTCTTAATAGAGTCAAtgtgcagggaggaggggtgtggTGCAGTGTTTGGATAAAAGCCATGTAAACGCAGACCTGCTCCCTCCATTTTCCTGAAGAGTGACCTTGGACCAGTCAAGGGCGCCTCTCTCTCCCGGGCCACTGTTGGTCTCCAGCTCACATTCCCATCTCCCAGAGATGCGTAACTGTGGAAAGTATGTGAAGAAAGGGATGAAGATGTCCAGGAGAAGGGACGTGGCAAGAAACTTCACATGAACCGAACTCTTGGGGGATATTTCATGACATtggaagcaggaaagaaggtggggggggggtggcgctgagccaaagtcaggagtGTAACAATCACCAAAGCTTGGAGAAGATGTTTGCTCCCTGTCCCCAGTGAAGCCGTGAGGAGGGAATCACTGGTCAGACTActcttgatacattttttttacaaGGAAATAAAGCTCTCTAATGCTCAATGTTTTAAATGACActgtactaaataaatattaattttactgggttttttttttcattttttttacatttacatctttTACATTTACAACCACAATAGGAGaggtcttaaaaatttttgaaggtCAAGGGATGATCATAATTTGCCCCATTGCTTATTAGGATCGCTTTGTACTTTCAGCACGCACTCATTTTTACCATCTTGTGCTGCTGCGACTGGGGTGCACCTGCATTTAATTTACTGTTCAGCTGATGAGTGTTTTGTCTGCCTCGATGGAAAGTAAGGTCTGCACAGAGGAGATAACGTTGAGAGCTGGACCAGGTCGTGTTTGTTGGCTGTTTCCCTGTCACCCAGAATAGCAGTTGGCGTGCCCTTGACATccaggaaaaacttttttttcattgaggAACAATTGACCAATACGATTGTATATACTTAAAATGCacaatgtgggggcgcctgggtggcttagtgggttaaagcctctgccttcagctcaggtcatgatcccggggtcctgggatcaagccctgcatccggctctctgctccgcagggaacctgcttcccttcctctctgcctgacactctgcctacttgtgatctctgtctgtcaaataaataaaatctttttttaaaaaatgcacaatgTGATGATTGATACAGGAAATATGTGCAGCGATGACCAAGATCTAGTCATGAACACATCCGTTCCCTCACCCAGTTAACTCTGCGTGTGTAAGAAATGCTGAAGACCTACtcccagtggggcacctggggggctcagtcggttaagtgtctgccttcaactcaggtcatgatcccagggtcctgagattgaggctcacatcgtgctccctgctcagcagggagcctgcttctccctctctctctgcctgccgctccccccccgcttgtgccctctctgtctccgtcaaataaataaataaaatctaaaagaaaaaagaagacctaCTCCCgggaactttcaaatatacaacccTGTCTTCGTAACTGTGATCGCCATGCTGCACATTAGCTCCTCGAAGAGATGTGAGCACCCCATACTCACGGCAGCTGTAATCGCAAAagccaagatttggaaacaacctaatgtcctctgatggatgaatggataaaggaaacaaaaaaaaaagggggggggagggggagatatgtccacaatggaatatcatgcagTCATCACCAAGAAGGAAGTCCTGCCGTTTGGGACAGTATGGATGAACTTGGAGGGCATTGTACTTCGTGAACTAcagccagacagaaaaagacagatactATATGGTATCACATATATtggcaatcaaaaaaaaaaaaaaagccaattttgcagaaacagagaatagaatggtggttgccaagagtagagaggaaggggaaatggatGATGTAGCTCAAAGGGTACACATTCTCAGTTAGAAGAAGGAGTAGATATTTTTAACGAATTAAGGAGAGTGGAGTGAGGGGGTGGTATAGGGTATTGGGTCCTGGAGGGGGGCATCCCGTCTGCCCAGACTTTGCAGCACGTGTGTCCACagaaccccctgcccccagggtcCTGCAGTTCTCAGCCCGAGACACTGGAGGATCTTCCCCAGCCCAGGGTCGACTAGTGCCTCCCAACCACTGAGGCTCCCTGGGCTCCAACTTGGTTCTCTCTCACCCCAGCCCGCTGGGCCTTGGTTTTACTAGCCTCTGCCATGGCCTTCCTTCGGCTGGCAGAAAATGTGAGGTCACTTGGCTGACACGGACATGGTGCCAGACCCCATGGTGTCTCATTTTCTCCTGGAAAGCCAAACTGTCCAAGTCCCAAGAGACCATAATGAGCAGGGAGACCCAACAGTCCATTTTGGGCCAGATGTCAAGGCCAGGCTCCCCCACAACCAACCCCTCAGCTTTGCATCCAGAATAAAcgcttgcctttctctctctccgacTCTCCCCTGGCCTGATTCTGTGCCGTTGGAGCGCAGGCTGCCTTAGGGACCTCACTAGTGGATACAAACAAAGCCAGGCCTTTGGGAACTCTCAGCCCCCAAATCCAGGCCTATAGTCCTGCAGTGGTTTCAACCCTGAAGGGACGCAGTTCTCTGAGACCAGAGGACATGTTCTCCTGCTCAGCAgaccctgccctcctctctctcattctgggCTCTGCACCAGCTCCTCcaaccttttccttctcttgtttctcttccttccctcagtTCCTCTGGCCCGGCCCCACCAGGAGGGAGCCCGCGGACATCCTCCCCACCTACAAGCTCGCTCCTCGGGCTTGGCTGTCTGCACGCAGGGTGATTTGCCATCAAATCTTAAtggtgaggaagaaagagaacagcCCCTGGTTTAgggtaactttattttatttgacaaatcacaagcaggcagagaggcaggcagagagagaggaggaagcagactctccgctgagcagagagcctgatgcagggcttgatcccaggaccctgagatcatgacctgagttgaaggcagaggctttaacccactgagccacccaggcgcccctggtttagGGTCACTTATTAGTGGAACTGAGAGGGCACGTAGGGTCAAAGAGATTTGGGCTTCCAAAAAGGCACAGGAGGCAAGACGCTTCAGGGTAAGAACAGATCTGCtttggggagagaaagaacattCACTGGATCACAGGAGAACTTAGTCAGCTGGAGGGCTGGGCCACGAGGACCACAGAGGGAACAGCCGCGGCATCGGGCCTAGGTCCCAGAGCCTTCCGTCAGCCTGGCACCTCTAGGAAGACCAGAACAGTCAGGGTCCTCCCGTGTAACCCCAAAGGGGCCACTTTCCAGCGTTTTCTGGGCACTCCTTCCCTCTGCACTGCTTCGGATCTGTGCCCTGCGGCTGGTCACATGTTCCAAGATAGCCCGGTAGGACTTGAGAATTTCCTGATTTCTGCTGATGCCATTGGAAGGGCCCCCattctccacattttaaaaaaaaaaaatcttatttatttatttgagagagagagagagagagagagagagaatggacagtagggacggggagagggagagagagaaacaaacttccCGAGGAGCCGAAGTCCAGATTGGAGCTCAATCCctggacctggagatcatgacctgagctgaaagtggccgcttcactgactgagccacccaggcgtccttggTCCCATCCTAAAAACATCCcataggatatattttttaaggattttgtttatttatttgacagagagagacacagcaagggagggaacacaagcagggggagcgggggagggggaagcaggcttcccgcagagcagggtgccccactcggggctcgatcccaggaccctggatcacaacctgaaccaaaggcaggtgcccaacaactgagccacccaggcacccccacccccatgataTTTTTGAAGAGCAAAGCCTTTGTTCTGACCTTGAACTCTTTCTTCCCTGGAACTCCTTCCAAAAATAGCAATGCTGATACAGAACGTGCAAATGTACATTTCAGTATTTTCCATCGCGGCTCCCAAATCCTGTATAATACTGTTCTGTGGCTTTTACAATTTCTCATTcaagggagggggcgcctgggtggcttagcccgtgaagcatgtgccttcggctcaggtcatgatctcagggtcctggggatcgtGTCCTGAGTCAgtctctctgctccgtggggagtcttcttgtgtctcatcctctgcctgccccctaaaataagtaaattttttaaataaataaaataaaaatggtcaagTGAAAGCGAATACCACACGCTTTAGCGCTGTCTCCTTCACCTTGCCCAGCCGGTTAACGGTGGGAACTGAGGCTGCCTTAGGGCCACGCGGCACTCCCATGCCTGCTGTTTTAGGGCCTTGAGTAATGGTCAAAAAAttcaccctcccccccaaaaaaggtggGAGTCAGCTCTCGGGCATCTCAGTACCCACTTCCCAGTGACACTGGAATCAGGCAAAGTGGTGGGCAGAGCCGTGCGGACTGGCGGCTGCACGTGCCTCCCCTCGGTGCTCGGGGAGGAGCCGAGCCATGGCTTGAAGCCCACGCAGCCCAGAGTGGACCTGGGGTAAGCTGTGGCTCTCCCACTAGGGCCAGAGAAGTGACTCTGGCCCCAAGCTGGCTGCTCTGGAGGATGGGGAAGAAGACGGGCGTGCTCAGGCATGGCCTGAGAAGGCTACCTCAAGCCTTTGCCACAGCCGAGGGGTTCCTTCCGGATGGGATTCAGGATGAGCGCCCAGCCCCCGCCCAGACTCCTGGAACCAGTGGGAAAGCGCCTGCTGAAAGACAAGGCCTTGGCCATCGTCGCTCTGGAGTACCCTCCCTCAGCTCATGGAGGCTGCTGCTTATGGTGGCCTTGGCTGGGAGCTGCAACAGGACCCTGACGGTGACCGTGTGTGCCTGGCCCTCGGCCCGCCTCCCTCTGAGGGCCCTGATGCAGACgcctcagcagggcacctgcccAGCCGTGCTCAGTGGACTTGATGTCTTCCTTGCCCAgaaagatccccccccccccaggtgagGCTCAGCCACATAGTCCGGTAGGGGCCTGGGTATCCTGGAAAAGGCATCTGGGGGTACAGAAAGCAGATGGACAAGGGGTGGCTGAGAAGCTTCCGATGATGCCAGTGAAGGCGCTCAGAGGCCTTGGCCATCGCTGAGCTCGCGGTGGGAGACGGCTTCTGGGGGTGCGTGGCTGCTTCTGATGCAGAAGCCCCTGAGAGAACACAGCCCCCCGCCTCCTCCTCAGGATACCTCCAGGTTCCAGAAGTAGAGCCAAGGGACGATGGAAGGGAAAAGGAGGTAGAGAAaagtgaggcagggagggaagagggcgGGGGAGCCGCTGATGCTTCTCACAGGTGGGGAGTCCAACGATCGCCTACATTGAGACTCTGGTGTCATTGCACACGGATCTTAAAGCATCTCGGCCAAGCTCCCCTTTTCCCCACGGCAGATGGAAACTGTAGGGGCTGGATTTACAGAATACTGGCCGGACTTCTGGAGTGTGTGGTCTGGAGCCAGGGCCCATGGGTGTCCACCGATGGGACCAGTGACTGAGGATGGATAAGGACAAGGTAGCCCTTGGTTCCATCGGTGGTGTTCAGAGACCTCTGCCTTGGGGACAGGACCCAGGATGAATGTCTCACCTACGTCTTTAGGTGGGGTGGCACAGAGAAGTTCCCTCCACCTGTGCTGGAAGATGCTAAAGACTTTTACAGTGTCCATCCACAAGATTGAGAAGGTCCTGAACATGGGGCAGGTGGACAGCATCCTGAAGTTGGACGAGAACTGCACTTGGAGGTCGTCCGTCCTGGGGATGTTTCTACCTTACCTGGGCCAGACGAGTAATGTGCAGAGACTCCGGCCCTCTCATGTCCACGTGACCCCCTCCaaggaggagaagcagcaagTCACCCGATTCATTTCTCCGTTCCCCTGGCCGCGCCGTTTACAGAAGCTCTCTATGGAATGTCCCTCCTTCCTCGAGGGCCGCCTGGACCAGATGCTCAGGTGAGAGGCGTCCCCCCACTCCCCGGATGGTGTCACAGTGAATGGGAGACTGGGATGTCAGGCGCACTGTCTCATATGCTGCTCTCTCCCGAGTGTGCTGTCACACAACCACCCACGTCAAGGTTCGGGGCTATGGAAAGAGACACCTTGCCAGGAGGCGACACACTGGGGTTCAGATAGAGTGAGGCTGGGTTTGTGAATTCTTCCTTAGGAAGAGATGTCCAAGTTAAAATGACTTAGGGAAataagaaaggggagagggaatcCACAGCAGATCTGAGCTTCTCCAAAGAGAAGCTCTACCCTCAGCAGCTCCGTGAACATGCACGAGTCTGTCTCGATCCCCCGTCTGTAAAAAGTTTTGTGATCCAGGTCCGGGAATGCATATGGGGAGTGCATGATTCTGGAGGTAAGGGAGTGGGAGCAGAAAGAGTCATGAGCAATGGTAGAAAGTGTGCTGCTGTTACGGGGCTCTAAGTGGGCCCCTGCACACTGGCACTCCCCGCTGGTGCTGGGGGATCTTGACCAGGTTTGTTCTCTCCTACTAGCCTTTGTCACCCACCAGAGATGCAGGTGCCGAAGGCCTGAGCAATGGCCCAAAGGAAGCCTGGACTGACAGCATTTCTTGTCTTATGTCCCAATATTAAGATTCAGTGATGCCTACCCTTGATCGAGACTCTGTGTCAGACTGATCCTATTCTAGAGCATTCTGTTAACCTTCATTCATTTCCAAAAGTTGGAGTATGTTGTACTCTGCCTGACAGGTGAAGAAAAGGAGCTTTAAAGATTTTGTGAACCTGACCCAGTGCCACAAGGACAGGTGGAAGACCCCAGTCTAAAATGAGTCTGGGATCCTGGGTACAGACCTTCATCAGATGGTCATTGCTATATTggacttgggcaagtcatttgcCTCCCCTTTAAGGCCACCTGCACCCCCACTCCCTCAGGCCTAACTGCTTGGTTTCCCCCAAGTGCCTGAAGACCCCTTTGGATCTTCATAATGAAGATCTCTTCATAACGAACCGTCAGCTCACAGAATCGGACTTGGCCCGCCTCTCCCAGTGCCCGAACATCAGCCAGAGGAAGGACCTGGATCTCAGTGACATCAGCCTGATCTGTTTCAGCCTTGAGTCCCTCTAGGTTCTGCTAGAGAAGGTGGCAGCCCCCCTCCAGGACCTGGACTTAGATCTGTGTGGACTCACAAAAGCCCACCTTGAGGCCATCCTGCCCACCCTGAGCCGCT
Protein-coding regions in this window:
- the LOC132001610 gene encoding LOW QUALITY PROTEIN: PRAME family member 8-like (The sequence of the model RefSeq protein was modified relative to this genomic sequence to represent the inferred CDS: inserted 1 base in 1 codon; deleted 1 base in 1 codon; substituted 1 base at 1 genomic stop codon); this encodes MSAQPPPRLLEPVGKRLLKDKALAIVALEYPPSAXWRLLLMVALAGSCNRTLTVTVCAWPSARLPLRALMQTPQQGTCPAPLVPSVVFRDLCLGDRTQDECLTYVFRWVAQRSSLHLCWKMLKTFTVSIHKIEKVLNMGQVDSILKLDENCTWRSSVLGMFLPYLGQTSNVQRLRPSHVHVTPSKEEKQQVTRFISPFPWPRRLQKLSMECPSFLEGRLDQMLRPNCLVSPKCLKTPLDLHNEDLFITNRQLTESDLARLSQCPNISQRKDLDLSDISLICFSLESLXVLLEKVAAPLQDLDLDLCGLTKAHLEAILPTLSRCHQLWTFSVCGNLLSMAIMGRLWGSHRPAVPSELLPEAEDEGESCLSVFLTCLPKYGNNEHRLA